A single genomic interval of Bradyrhizobium japonicum USDA 6 harbors:
- a CDS encoding formate dehydrogenase subunit gamma, whose product MSSFGSFIRLAIGAWALLLLIMAAPAPSLAQQINPTASSVNERQLLQEMDRIQGRVSIPDQRSGVLMQPAGREWREFRNVALRWIGGVAILGMLAVLVIFYLTRGMVRLESGRSGRTIVRFTSYERFVHWMTATCFIILAISGLNITFGRPLLLPLIGHEAFSEWSQWAKYAHNFLSFPFTIGVVLIFLLWIAGNVPNRLDVDWVKRGGGIVGHDHPPASRFNAGQKAIYWIVVLGGGLVAATGYELMFPFYLSGIEGMQLAQMVHATVSVLFVAVMLAHIYIGTIGMEGAFEAMGNGTVDVNWAKEHHSLWLEEQNARAEAKERPRPAVTAAE is encoded by the coding sequence ATGTCGTCATTTGGAAGCTTCATCCGCCTCGCTATCGGCGCGTGGGCATTGCTTCTGTTGATCATGGCCGCACCGGCACCGTCACTGGCCCAGCAGATCAACCCGACCGCGAGTTCGGTCAACGAGCGGCAGTTGCTCCAGGAAATGGACCGGATCCAGGGGCGCGTCAGCATTCCCGACCAGCGCTCCGGCGTGCTCATGCAGCCGGCCGGCCGCGAGTGGCGTGAATTCCGAAACGTTGCGCTGCGCTGGATTGGCGGGGTCGCCATCCTCGGCATGCTGGCTGTTCTCGTGATCTTCTATTTGACGCGCGGCATGGTCCGCCTGGAAAGCGGTCGATCGGGCCGCACGATCGTGCGCTTTACGTCATACGAGCGCTTCGTGCATTGGATGACCGCGACCTGCTTCATCATTCTTGCGATCTCCGGACTGAACATCACTTTTGGCCGCCCGTTGCTCCTGCCGCTGATCGGCCACGAGGCGTTTTCCGAATGGTCGCAGTGGGCGAAGTACGCGCACAACTTTCTCAGCTTCCCGTTCACCATCGGAGTCGTGCTGATTTTTCTGCTGTGGATCGCCGGCAACGTCCCGAATAGGCTGGATGTCGATTGGGTCAAGCGCGGTGGCGGTATCGTGGGTCACGATCATCCGCCGGCCAGTCGCTTTAATGCCGGCCAGAAGGCGATCTATTGGATCGTGGTCCTCGGCGGTGGCCTGGTCGCAGCCACGGGATATGAGCTGATGTTCCCCTTCTATCTGTCAGGGATCGAAGGGATGCAGCTTGCGCAGATGGTCCACGCAACCGTGTCGGTGCTGTTCGTGGCGGTCATGCTCGCGCACATCTATATCGGCACGATCGGCATGGAAGGGGCCTTCGAAGCGATGGGGAACGGTACCGTCGACGTTAACTGGGCAAAGGAGCACCACAGCCTCTGGCTCGAAGAGCAGAACGCCCGCGCCGAAGCCAAGGAGCGGCCCCGGCCGGCGGTCACTGCGGCCGAGTAG
- the fdh3B gene encoding formate dehydrogenase FDH3 subunit beta, whose amino-acid sequence MARMKFLCDADRCIECNACVTACKNEHEVPWGINRRRVVTINDGKPGERSVSMACMHCTDAPCAAVCPVNCFYTTADGVVLHSKDLCIGCGYCFYACPFGAPQYPKIGNFGSRGKMDKCTYCAGGPEADGSKDEYEKYGANRLAEGKLPLCAEMCSTKSLLAGDGEIIAQIYKERVVKRGYGSGAWGWKTAYRETIES is encoded by the coding sequence ATGGCACGTATGAAATTTCTCTGCGACGCCGACCGCTGCATCGAGTGCAACGCCTGCGTGACGGCCTGTAAGAACGAGCACGAAGTGCCCTGGGGCATCAACCGGCGCCGTGTCGTCACCATCAATGACGGCAAGCCGGGCGAACGCTCGGTTTCGATGGCCTGCATGCACTGCACGGATGCGCCGTGCGCGGCGGTGTGCCCGGTGAATTGCTTCTACACCACCGCCGACGGCGTGGTTCTGCACTCCAAGGATCTCTGCATCGGCTGCGGTTACTGCTTCTACGCGTGTCCGTTCGGCGCGCCGCAATACCCGAAGATCGGCAACTTCGGCTCGCGTGGCAAGATGGACAAATGCACCTACTGCGCCGGCGGCCCCGAGGCCGATGGCAGCAAGGACGAATACGAGAAATACGGCGCGAACCGGCTTGCCGAGGGCAAGCTGCCGCTCTGCGCCGAAATGTGCTCGACCAAGTCGCTGCTCGCCGGCGACGGCGAGATCATCGCCCAGATCTACAAGGAGCGCGTCGTGAAGCGCGGCTATGGCTCGGGCGCATGGGGCTGGAAGACCGCCTATCGCGAGACGATCGAATCCTGA
- a CDS encoding formate dehydrogenase subunit alpha, with product MLIKRSQRSGSDRRGSVAESLAGQSSGLDRRTFLRKSGLAGGALAALGALPVASVRKAEAAAAGPLAAGATVRKSICTHCSVGCTVTAEVLNGVWIGQEPSWDSPINRGSHCAKGASVRELVHSDRRLRYPMKLVGGQWTRVSWDTAINEIGDKFLEMREKSGPDSIYWLGSAKMTNEGAYLFRKLGAFWGTNNTDHQARICHSTTVTGVANTWGYGAMTNSFNDIRNAKTQIIMGGNPAEAHPVSLQHLLEGKELQKANFVVIDPRLTRTAAHATEYVRMRPGTDIPVLYGMMWHILQNGWEDKEFIRQRVYGFDDLRKEVEKWNPEEVERVTGIPGEQLKRVAKMFATEKPATLIWAMGQTQKTVGTANVRASCIALLMTGNVGRAGAGANIFRGHDNVQGATDVGLDIVTLPFYYGLAEGAWKHWSRVWDVDYEFLKSRFDSKQIMETPGIPLTRWFEAVTLPKDQVAQKDNVRAVFVQGHASNSITRIPESLNGLKALELLVIADPHPTTWASLSVEAGRKDGVYILPVATQFECKGSRVASNRSLQWGEQIVKPIFESKDDLEIVYLLAKKFGFADQMFKNIKVENNLPEAEDVLCEMNRGSWSTGYCGQSPERLKAHMKNQAKFDMLTMRAPKDDPEVGGDYYGLPWPCWGSPEVKHPGTPLLYNTNLHVMDGGGTFRPRFGVEREEKLPDGTTRKVSLLADGSYSKGSAIQDGYPEFTLASLKKLGWDTELTEAEMTVINRINPANPDAVSWSLDLSGGIQRVALMHGCVPYGNGKARMHAFGLPDPIPVHREPIYTPRVDLVAKYPTLPDAKQFRVPNIGFSVQKAAVEKGTAKQFPLILSSGRLVEYEGGGEETRTNPWLAELQQDMFIEISPADAADRGIKDGGWVWVTGAENNSRARMKALVTERVGKGVAWMPFHFGGWLAGKDLRSNYPKGTDPIVLGESANTITTYGYDPATNMQETKVTLCQIAAV from the coding sequence GTGCTTATCAAGCGATCACAGCGTTCCGGTTCCGATCGTCGCGGCTCCGTCGCCGAGAGCCTTGCGGGTCAATCCAGCGGTCTCGATCGCCGTACCTTCCTGCGCAAATCAGGTCTTGCCGGCGGTGCGCTGGCCGCGCTCGGCGCCTTGCCTGTTGCGAGCGTGCGCAAGGCGGAAGCGGCCGCCGCGGGCCCGCTGGCGGCGGGCGCCACCGTCCGCAAGAGCATCTGCACGCATTGTTCCGTTGGATGCACGGTGACCGCGGAGGTGCTGAACGGGGTCTGGATCGGCCAGGAGCCGAGCTGGGATTCCCCGATCAATCGAGGATCGCATTGCGCCAAGGGCGCTTCGGTGCGCGAGCTTGTGCATAGCGATCGGCGGCTGCGCTATCCGATGAAGCTTGTGGGCGGGCAGTGGACGCGCGTCTCCTGGGACACCGCGATCAACGAGATCGGCGACAAGTTCCTGGAAATGCGCGAGAAGTCGGGCCCCGATTCGATCTACTGGCTCGGCTCGGCCAAGATGACCAACGAAGGCGCCTATCTGTTCCGCAAGCTCGGTGCGTTCTGGGGCACCAACAACACCGACCATCAGGCGCGCATCTGTCATTCAACGACCGTCACCGGCGTAGCGAATACCTGGGGCTACGGCGCGATGACCAACAGCTTCAACGACATCCGCAATGCCAAGACCCAGATCATCATGGGCGGCAATCCGGCCGAGGCGCATCCGGTGTCATTGCAGCATCTGCTCGAGGGCAAGGAGCTGCAAAAGGCGAACTTTGTCGTCATCGACCCGCGCCTGACGCGAACCGCGGCACATGCGACTGAATATGTCCGGATGCGGCCGGGCACCGACATCCCGGTGCTCTACGGCATGATGTGGCACATCTTGCAGAACGGCTGGGAGGACAAGGAGTTCATCAGACAGCGAGTCTATGGTTTCGACGATCTCCGCAAGGAAGTAGAGAAATGGAATCCGGAAGAGGTCGAGCGCGTCACGGGCATCCCCGGCGAGCAGCTCAAGCGCGTCGCCAAGATGTTCGCGACCGAGAAGCCGGCAACACTGATTTGGGCCATGGGCCAGACCCAGAAGACCGTCGGCACCGCCAACGTGCGGGCGAGTTGCATCGCGCTGCTGATGACCGGCAATGTCGGCAGGGCAGGCGCGGGCGCCAACATCTTCCGTGGTCATGACAACGTGCAAGGCGCGACCGATGTCGGGCTCGATATCGTCACACTGCCGTTCTACTACGGCCTTGCCGAAGGCGCCTGGAAGCACTGGTCGCGGGTCTGGGACGTCGACTATGAGTTCCTGAAATCGCGCTTCGACTCCAAGCAGATCATGGAAACCCCCGGGATCCCGCTGACCCGCTGGTTCGAAGCGGTGACACTGCCGAAGGATCAGGTCGCGCAGAAAGACAATGTGCGGGCGGTGTTCGTGCAGGGACACGCCAGCAACAGCATCACGCGTATTCCCGAATCCCTCAATGGGCTGAAGGCGCTCGAGTTGCTTGTCATCGCCGACCCGCATCCGACCACCTGGGCCTCGCTCTCCGTCGAGGCGGGACGCAAGGATGGCGTCTACATTCTCCCGGTCGCCACGCAATTCGAGTGCAAGGGCTCGCGCGTTGCCTCGAATCGCTCGCTGCAATGGGGCGAGCAGATCGTAAAGCCGATCTTCGAATCGAAGGACGATCTCGAGATCGTCTATCTCCTGGCGAAGAAGTTCGGCTTCGCCGACCAGATGTTCAAGAACATCAAGGTCGAAAACAATCTGCCCGAGGCGGAGGATGTGCTGTGCGAAATGAACCGCGGCAGCTGGTCGACCGGCTATTGCGGGCAATCGCCCGAGCGCCTCAAGGCGCACATGAAGAACCAGGCGAAGTTCGACATGCTGACGATGCGGGCGCCCAAGGACGATCCCGAGGTCGGCGGCGACTATTACGGTCTGCCCTGGCCGTGCTGGGGATCACCGGAAGTCAAGCATCCGGGCACGCCGCTGCTCTACAACACCAATCTGCATGTTATGGACGGCGGTGGCACGTTCCGGCCGCGTTTCGGCGTCGAGCGCGAGGAAAAGCTGCCGGACGGCACGACGCGCAAGGTCAGCCTGCTGGCGGACGGCTCGTATTCGAAGGGGTCGGCGATCCAGGATGGCTATCCGGAGTTCACGCTGGCGAGCCTGAAGAAGCTCGGATGGGACACCGAGCTCACCGAAGCCGAAATGACTGTTATTAACAGGATCAATCCCGCCAATCCCGACGCGGTGTCGTGGTCGCTCGACCTTTCGGGCGGCATCCAGCGCGTCGCGCTGATGCATGGTTGTGTGCCCTATGGCAACGGCAAGGCACGCATGCATGCCTTTGGTCTGCCCGATCCCATACCGGTTCACCGCGAGCCGATCTACACGCCGCGCGTCGATCTCGTCGCCAAATACCCGACGCTGCCCGACGCCAAGCAGTTCCGGGTGCCCAATATCGGCTTCTCGGTTCAGAAGGCAGCTGTCGAGAAGGGGACCGCGAAGCAGTTTCCGCTGATCCTGTCGTCCGGCCGTCTGGTCGAATACGAGGGCGGCGGCGAGGAGACGCGTACCAACCCCTGGCTCGCCGAACTGCAGCAGGACATGTTCATCGAGATCAGCCCTGCCGACGCCGCCGACCGCGGCATCAAGGACGGCGGCTGGGTCTGGGTCACTGGCGCCGAGAACAATTCCAGGGCGAGGATGAAGGCGCTCGTCACCGAGCGCGTCGGCAAAGGCGTTGCCTGGATGCCCTTCCACTTCGGCGGCTGGCTCGCGGGCAAGGATCTTCGCAGCAACTACCCGAAGGGCACCGATCCGATCGTGCTCGGTGAAAGCGCCAACACGATCACGACCTACGGATACGATCCCGCGACGAACATGCAGGAGACCAAGGTCACCCTCTGCCAGATTGCGGCGGTATAA
- a CDS encoding Cro/CI family transcriptional regulator has protein sequence MRDDGLDRAIDAAGGVAQLARKIGISQPSVSNWAKVPAQRVIAVEAATGIPRTELRPDLFGGRGLSEGTVEPVDAARAQEYALLATLLSAPPSRKLLDQLATLTGDATPVGSAHAVLAEAASAAVPAQIEREYFDLFVGLGRGELLPYASYYLTGFLNERPLSRLRADLSASGIERVANNFEPEDHASILCEIMAGFAEGRFEASSDKQRAFFEKHVSSWMGRLFADLESAENARFYRAVGALGRLFIGIETEAFTFAN, from the coding sequence GTGCGTGATGATGGCCTTGATCGCGCCATTGACGCCGCAGGCGGCGTTGCCCAGCTCGCGCGCAAAATCGGTATCAGCCAGCCTTCGGTATCGAATTGGGCCAAAGTACCCGCACAACGGGTGATTGCAGTCGAAGCTGCAACCGGTATCCCCCGTACGGAGTTGCGGCCTGATCTGTTTGGCGGGCGAGGTTTGTCAGAGGGGACGGTCGAGCCAGTCGATGCGGCGCGGGCTCAGGAGTATGCGTTGCTTGCGACGTTGCTGTCGGCACCACCTTCGAGGAAGCTGCTCGATCAACTTGCTACATTGACCGGAGATGCAACGCCGGTGGGAAGCGCTCATGCTGTGCTGGCGGAAGCCGCTTCTGCCGCGGTCCCGGCGCAAATCGAACGCGAATATTTCGACCTCTTCGTGGGTCTCGGGCGCGGCGAATTGCTTCCTTATGCGTCCTATTATCTGACCGGCTTTCTCAACGAGCGGCCGCTGTCGCGCTTGCGCGCAGACCTCTCGGCATCAGGCATCGAGCGGGTCGCGAACAATTTCGAGCCGGAAGATCACGCGTCCATCCTGTGCGAGATCATGGCCGGCTTCGCCGAGGGCCGCTTCGAGGCGTCGTCGGACAAGCAGCGCGCCTTCTTCGAGAAGCACGTGTCGTCCTGGATGGGGCGGCTGTTTGCCGACCTGGAAAGCGCGGAGAACGCAAGGTTCTATCGGGCTGTCGGCGCGCTCGGTCGCCTTTTCATTGGGATTGAGACAGAGGCATTCACGTTTGCGAACTGA
- a CDS encoding thioesterase family protein has product MRQIPLGAKGTSTLRVQPEHLANRFKDALLPQVLATPVMILVMENAALNAMRPYFDAGESAVGTAVDVKHFAATPVGHEVRATAEVINVEGRRVDFKVSASDDKEEIGSGTHQRIVIDLGSFNERLAEKGTSLRNGGPDSFRHKGLPADRGDG; this is encoded by the coding sequence ATGCGGCAGATTCCGTTGGGAGCCAAGGGAACATCGACGTTGCGGGTGCAACCCGAACATCTTGCCAACCGTTTCAAGGACGCCCTGCTGCCGCAGGTGCTTGCGACGCCCGTGATGATTCTGGTCATGGAAAATGCCGCGCTCAATGCCATGAGACCGTATTTTGACGCAGGCGAAAGCGCGGTTGGCACTGCAGTGGATGTAAAGCACTTCGCTGCCACGCCCGTAGGTCACGAGGTGCGCGCGACGGCAGAGGTCATTAACGTCGAAGGAAGACGCGTTGACTTCAAGGTGTCGGCAAGCGACGACAAGGAGGAGATCGGCAGCGGAACCCACCAACGAATTGTGATCGATCTTGGTTCGTTCAACGAGCGCCTTGCCGAAAAGGGCACGTCGTTGCGCAACGGTGGGCCTGACAGCTTCCGGCACAAGGGGTTGCCGGCTGATCGCGGCGACGGGTAG
- a CDS encoding twin-arginine translocation signal domain-containing protein, with translation MSDEKDKEGERVTVRRRDFLRKVGVGTIGAGATLATPLVGSAQADSETNDEKRKARYKESDHVKDYYRVNRYPV, from the coding sequence ATGAGCGACGAGAAGGACAAAGAGGGAGAGAGAGTCACAGTCCGGCGCCGCGACTTCCTCCGCAAGGTTGGCGTCGGCACCATTGGCGCCGGCGCGACGCTCGCGACGCCGCTGGTCGGGTCCGCGCAGGCCGACAGCGAGACCAACGATGAGAAGCGGAAGGCGCGCTACAAGGAATCCGATCATGTGAAGGACTACTACCGAGTCAATCGCTATCCCGTTTGA
- a CDS encoding DUF3306 domain-containing protein: MSEEEFLARWSRRKREGRANAAPPESAEPGDASSTSPSPTANAGESEFDPSSLPSLDSITAATDITAFLRKGVPQELTHAALRRAWSADPAIRDFVGLAENAWDFNDPTAMPGFGPLDCSETELAALVDRIVSGVRKAAETLPDPAVDAENPADFAREQLQAETSTVAEVVDQSAATSPATVAAQPAVAEKIESELDPARRRTHGGALPR, from the coding sequence ATGAGTGAGGAAGAGTTCCTTGCGCGTTGGTCTCGCCGTAAGCGAGAGGGGAGGGCAAACGCCGCTCCTCCGGAATCGGCAGAGCCAGGCGATGCATCATCTACCTCGCCGTCCCCCACCGCCAACGCCGGTGAATCCGAATTCGACCCGTCGAGCCTACCGTCGCTCGACTCGATAACCGCTGCGACCGACATCACCGCATTCCTACGCAAGGGGGTTCCGCAGGAGTTGACCCACGCGGCTCTTCGTCGCGCCTGGAGCGCCGATCCCGCCATTCGCGACTTCGTCGGGTTGGCGGAAAACGCCTGGGACTTCAACGATCCGACCGCGATGCCGGGCTTTGGACCGCTGGATTGCTCGGAGACGGAACTGGCCGCACTGGTCGACAGGATCGTCTCTGGCGTGCGTAAGGCTGCTGAAACCCTGCCGGACCCAGCCGTTGACGCTGAGAATCCTGCGGATTTTGCACGGGAGCAGCTTCAAGCGGAAACCTCAACCGTCGCGGAAGTGGTGGACCAATCCGCTGCGACCAGTCCCGCCACTGTTGCGGCGCAACCGGCGGTGGCTGAAAAGATCGAGAGTGAACTCGACCCCGCTCGGCGTCGCACACATGGTGGCGCACTGCCTCGCTAG